A stretch of Lactuca sativa cultivar Salinas chromosome 6, Lsat_Salinas_v11, whole genome shotgun sequence DNA encodes these proteins:
- the LOC111885989 gene encoding probable aldo-keto reductase 3 isoform X2 codes for MASDPEVPKLKLGSQGLVVSAQGLGCMGMTGSHGPPKEESDMIKLLHHAIVSGVTFLDTSNVYGPFTNEILIGKALKQRGLREKVQIATKFGFRMVDGNIEVCGDPAYVRSACEDSLKRLDINCIDLYYAHRIDTRIPIEITMGELKKLVEEGKVKYIGLSEASASTIRRAHAVHPITAVQNEWSLWTRDLEDEIVPTCRELGIGIVAYSPMGWGFLAAGPSLVENLIPNDFRKNMPRFQNVDHNKTVYERVNEMAARKCDSDSGHHKDRKLQSKYWSFVCKTNTGGDGGIGIVCLW; via the exons ATGGCGTCGGATCCGGAGGTGCCAAAATTGAAATTAGGCTCACAAGGTCTAGTTGTTTCAGCACAGGGATTGGGATGTATGGGTATGACCGGAAGTCACGGACCCCCGAAAGAGGAATCTGATATGATCAAGCTCCTCCACCACGCCATTGTCTCCGGCGTCACCTTCCTCGACACCTCAAACGTTTACGGCCCCTTCACCAACGAGATTCTCATCGGAAAG GCTTTGAAGCAACGAGGGTTGAGAGAGAAAGTTCAAATTGCTACAAAATTTGGATTCCGAATGGTCGACGGAAACATTGAGGTGTGTGGTGATCCGGCGTATGTCCGATCAGCTTGTGAAGATAGCTTGAAAAGACTTGACATTAACTGTATTGATCTCTACTACGCTCATAGGATCGACACTCGTATCCCAATTGAAATCACG ATGGGAGAGCTGAAGAAACTGGTAGAGGAAGGAAAAGTGAAGTACATAGGATTATCAGAAGCATCAGCTTCCACAATTAGAAGGGCTCATGCTGTTCATCCAATTACAGCAGTCCAAAACGAGTGGTCATTATGGACAAGAGATTTAGAAGATGAAATTGTTCCTACTTGCAG AGAACTTGGCATTGGAATTGTTGCTTATAGTCCTATGGGTTGGGGATTCTTGGCTGCTGGTCCTTCATTGGTTGAGAACTTAATACCAAATGACTTCAGGAAG AACATGCCAAGATTTCAAAATGTTGATCATAACAAGACTGTATATGAGCGAGTAAATGAAATGGCAGCAAGAAA ATGTGATTCCGATTCCGGGCACCACAAAGATCGAAAACTTCAATCAAAATATTGGAGCTTTGTCTGTAAAACTAACACCGGAGGAGATGGCGGAATTGGAATCGTTTGCTTATGGTGA
- the LOC111885989 gene encoding probable aldo-keto reductase 3 isoform X1, whose protein sequence is MASDPEVPKLKLGSQGLVVSAQGLGCMGMTGSHGPPKEESDMIKLLHHAIVSGVTFLDTSNVYGPFTNEILIGKALKQRGLREKVQIATKFGFRMVDGNIEVCGDPAYVRSACEDSLKRLDINCIDLYYAHRIDTRIPIEITMGELKKLVEEGKVKYIGLSEASASTIRRAHAVHPITAVQNEWSLWTRDLEDEIVPTCRELGIGIVAYSPMGWGFLAAGPSLVENLIPNDFRKNMPRFQNVDHNKTVYERVNEMAARKGCTSAQLALAWLHHQGNDVIPIPGTTKIENFNQNIGALSVKLTPEEMAELESFAYGDMVKGERNFMMNLTWYNSETPSLSSWKGAQDSV, encoded by the exons ATGGCGTCGGATCCGGAGGTGCCAAAATTGAAATTAGGCTCACAAGGTCTAGTTGTTTCAGCACAGGGATTGGGATGTATGGGTATGACCGGAAGTCACGGACCCCCGAAAGAGGAATCTGATATGATCAAGCTCCTCCACCACGCCATTGTCTCCGGCGTCACCTTCCTCGACACCTCAAACGTTTACGGCCCCTTCACCAACGAGATTCTCATCGGAAAG GCTTTGAAGCAACGAGGGTTGAGAGAGAAAGTTCAAATTGCTACAAAATTTGGATTCCGAATGGTCGACGGAAACATTGAGGTGTGTGGTGATCCGGCGTATGTCCGATCAGCTTGTGAAGATAGCTTGAAAAGACTTGACATTAACTGTATTGATCTCTACTACGCTCATAGGATCGACACTCGTATCCCAATTGAAATCACG ATGGGAGAGCTGAAGAAACTGGTAGAGGAAGGAAAAGTGAAGTACATAGGATTATCAGAAGCATCAGCTTCCACAATTAGAAGGGCTCATGCTGTTCATCCAATTACAGCAGTCCAAAACGAGTGGTCATTATGGACAAGAGATTTAGAAGATGAAATTGTTCCTACTTGCAG AGAACTTGGCATTGGAATTGTTGCTTATAGTCCTATGGGTTGGGGATTCTTGGCTGCTGGTCCTTCATTGGTTGAGAACTTAATACCAAATGACTTCAGGAAG AACATGCCAAGATTTCAAAATGTTGATCATAACAAGACTGTATATGAGCGAGTAAATGAAATGGCAGCAAGAAAAGGATGCACCTCTGCACAACTAGCATTGGCATGGTTGCACCACCAAGGAAATGATGTGATTCCGATTCCGGGCACCACAAAGATCGAAAACTTCAATCAAAATATTGGAGCTTTGTCTGTAAAACTAACACCGGAGGAGATGGCGGAATTGGAATCGTTTGCTTATGGTGACATGGTGAAGGGTGAAAGGAATTTTATGATGAATCTAACGTGGTATAATTCTGAGACTCCTTCATTGTCATCTTGGAAAGGTGCCCAAGATTCTGTTTGA